The genomic DNA GATGATGATCAGCAGCGGCGCCGACCAGATCAGCAGCTCCAGCACCGTGGAATGGTCCCAGTCGGGGTTGTAGTGCGCATCCGCGCTGGCGGCGCGGTATCGCCACGCGAACACCAGCGTCAGCACGATCACCGGCACGATGATCAGCAGCATCAGCCCGGTCGAAATGATGATCAGGTCACGTTGCCGGACCGCCAGATCGCCGGCCGGCGACAGCAGCACGGCATTGCAGCCGGCCAGCGACAGCAGGACTGGCAGCAGCAACCAGCGCAGCGGGCGGTGCATGGACATTGTCTGACCGGAAGATCGCATAGCTTTCTGGCCCGCGCCATTTGTACGCCGCGGCGCAAGTGACTTAGACTGGTCTGAGCAACTATGGCAGTGTAGGCGCTGCAGTGCCATTCTTCATGGTGCAATTTGCAGTGCCCTCGCTCACAGACACGGGAGGTATGCCGATGACCACCGCGACCCACCAGCACCGCGCGTCTCCTACAGCACCTCCGGCGCCCGGCGCCGCGCATGTCGCGCCCGCGGAAATCGCCACCGGCGTGGTCATCGGCCGCGCTTCCGAGTACTTCGATTTCTTCGTCTACGGCATCGCCTCGGTGCTGGTGTTCCCGGCGGTGTACTTTCCCTTCGCCGACCGGCTCGACGCGCTGCTCTACGCCTTCGCCATCTTCGCGCTGGCCTTTATCGGCCGGCCCTTCGGCACCACGCTGTTCATGCGCATCCAGCGCCGCTGGGGCCGGGGCGTCAAGCTGACCGCATCGCTGTTCCTGCTCGGCACCGCCACCGTCGGCATCGCCTTCCTGCCCGGCTATGCCGCGCTCGGCCAGACCTCCATCATCCTGCTGGCGGTGTTCCGCACGCTGCAGGGCGTGGCCTTCGGCGGCTCGTGGGACGGCCTGCCCTCATTGCTGGCGCTGAACGCGCCCGCGCAGCGGCGCGGCTGGTATGCGATGCTGGGCCAGCTGGGCGCGCCCACCGGCTTTATCGTCGCCGGCGCGCTGTTCCTGTTCCTCAACCTCAGCCTGGAGCCGCACGAGTTCCTGGCGTGGGGCTGGCGCTATCCGTTCTACGTCGCGTTCGCAATCAACGTGGTGGCGCTATTCGCGCGCCTGCGGCTGGTGGTGACGCACGAATACACGCAACTGCTGGACGAGGACGAGCTCGAGCCCATCAGCACCACCGAGATCGTCAGGAAGCAGGGCTACAACCTGCTGCTGGGCGCGTTCGCGGCGCTGGCGAGCTTTGCGCTGTTCCACCTGGTGACGGTGTTTCCGCTGTCGTGGGTCGCGCTCAATGGCTCGCAGCCGGTCACGGACGTGCTGGCGGTGCAGATCGCCGGCGCCTTCATCGGCATCCTCGGCACCATCGCCTCGGGCGTGATCGCGGACCGGATCGGGCGGC from Cupriavidus taiwanensis includes the following:
- a CDS encoding MFS transporter, whose amino-acid sequence is MTTATHQHRASPTAPPAPGAAHVAPAEIATGVVIGRASEYFDFFVYGIASVLVFPAVYFPFADRLDALLYAFAIFALAFIGRPFGTTLFMRIQRRWGRGVKLTASLFLLGTATVGIAFLPGYAALGQTSIILLAVFRTLQGVAFGGSWDGLPSLLALNAPAQRRGWYAMLGQLGAPTGFIVAGALFLFLNLSLEPHEFLAWGWRYPFYVAFAINVVALFARLRLVVTHEYTQLLDEDELEPISTTEIVRKQGYNLLLGAFAALASFALFHLVTVFPLSWVALNGSQPVTDVLAVQIAGAFIGILGTIASGVIADRIGRRTTLALMAILIGIFSLFAPWLMGGGPLAQDLFILLGFGLLGLSYGQAAGALTSNFERRFRYTGAALTTDMAWLFGAGFAPLVALGLSAEFGLFAVSGYLLSGAACTLLALRINRALGTHV